In Aquiflexum balticum DSM 16537, a single genomic region encodes these proteins:
- a CDS encoding dienelactone hydrolase family protein produces MYKILIYFNLIIFSLIGWKVISSNPVVVSDEITICHTNTGPSEMIAFLDDPKFVAFHPAPIPFDFNPIGEMVSFPAQDGKEAKGYFLKAKDPSDNWLFVYQEWWGLNDNIKEESEKFFNDLGGKVNVLALDMYDGNVTANPQEAMGFMRGTDEKRLENIVLAGKNFAGKDAKIANVGWCFGGSWSLKSALLLGNQNVGSVIYYGMPVRDVEQLKKLNSDVLGLFATEQNISKAVIEEFAIAMDKAGKELEFKIFPAVHGFANPSNPKHDPELTEEAYGMALGYLKGKFLN; encoded by the coding sequence ATGTACAAAATACTGATTTACTTCAATCTGATCATTTTCAGCCTGATTGGCTGGAAAGTCATTTCCTCAAATCCTGTGGTAGTTTCTGATGAAATAACCATTTGCCATACAAATACAGGTCCGTCTGAAATGATAGCTTTTTTGGATGACCCCAAATTTGTAGCCTTTCACCCTGCGCCTATTCCATTTGATTTCAATCCAATCGGTGAAATGGTCTCTTTCCCTGCTCAGGATGGAAAAGAGGCAAAGGGTTATTTTTTAAAAGCCAAAGATCCCTCCGATAATTGGCTTTTTGTTTACCAGGAATGGTGGGGATTAAATGACAACATCAAGGAAGAATCCGAAAAATTCTTCAATGACCTCGGTGGAAAAGTAAATGTCCTTGCCTTGGATATGTACGATGGCAATGTCACTGCCAATCCACAGGAAGCCATGGGATTTATGAGGGGTACAGATGAAAAAAGACTGGAAAATATAGTGTTGGCCGGAAAAAACTTTGCCGGGAAAGATGCTAAAATTGCCAATGTCGGTTGGTGCTTTGGCGGAAGTTGGTCCTTGAAATCTGCCCTTCTATTGGGCAATCAAAACGTTGGTTCCGTTATTTATTACGGAATGCCGGTAAGGGATGTGGAGCAATTGAAAAAACTGAATTCAGATGTTTTGGGCCTGTTTGCAACCGAGCAGAATATTTCCAAAGCAGTAATTGAGGAATTTGCCATTGCGATGGATAAAGCGGGAAAAGAACTGGAATTTAAAATCTTCCCTGCTGTTCATGGCTTTGCCAACCCATCCAACCCAAAACATGATCCTGAATTGACCGAAGAAGCTTACGGAATGGCTTTGGGGTATTTGAAGGGGAAGTTTTTAAATTGA
- a CDS encoding OmpA/MotB family protein — MKKIIISAIAVTILAGSCVSKKKYVELQNDLFKTEVTLADTRTEKEKLEEEKRILEDKMGKIEARVEEYNARINSLRSESDAKFSLDGKTPMSNITREKLQATLTNVDQELLAQAQTLEDSINLAIAYNMKKSISDGSLEQEDDIQIDIDKTVVMINVSDRLLFNTGSYQVSRNADGLLKRLAEVINSEPSLEVMIEGHTDPRTIQTVELQDNWDLSVKRATSIVRILEKKYNVAPGKMIAAGRASYIPLVENDSKDNMAKNRRTRIVLIPDLDKFFAMIE; from the coding sequence ATGAAAAAGATAATTATTTCTGCTATTGCCGTCACAATTTTGGCCGGCTCCTGTGTTTCTAAAAAGAAATATGTGGAATTACAAAATGATCTGTTCAAAACAGAAGTTACTCTTGCCGATACCCGCACAGAAAAGGAAAAACTTGAAGAGGAAAAAAGAATCCTTGAGGATAAAATGGGAAAAATCGAAGCAAGAGTTGAAGAATACAATGCCCGAATTAATTCATTAAGGTCGGAAAGCGATGCCAAATTCTCTCTTGATGGAAAGACCCCTATGTCCAATATCACCAGAGAAAAACTACAGGCAACTTTGACAAATGTAGACCAGGAATTGTTGGCCCAAGCCCAGACTTTAGAAGATTCCATCAATCTTGCCATTGCTTACAACATGAAGAAATCCATTTCCGATGGTTCCTTGGAGCAGGAAGATGATATTCAGATCGATATTGACAAGACTGTAGTGATGATCAATGTATCTGACAGACTGTTGTTCAATACAGGTAGTTACCAGGTTTCCAGAAATGCAGACGGTTTATTGAAAAGACTGGCAGAGGTGATCAATTCAGAGCCTTCATTGGAAGTAATGATAGAAGGCCATACAGATCCAAGGACTATACAGACAGTAGAACTTCAGGATAATTGGGACCTTAGTGTCAAGAGGGCAACATCAATTGTCAGGATTCTAGAGAAAAAATACAACGTAGCCCCCGGAAAAATGATTGCAGCAGGTAGGGCGAGTTACATTCCTTTGGTAGAAAATGACAGCAAGGACAATATGGCAAAAAACAGAAGAACAAGAATCGTTTTGATTCCTGACTTGGATAAGTTTTTTGCAATGATAGAATAG
- a CDS encoding PhoPQ-activated pathogenicity-related family protein — protein MKRILDEIIFKGIIPAFFITIFLSCQTQNTDVETSTLERSPTILKDYVHAEDPTFRYEIIHSLEGDEFDYHVAKMYSQHWLKNDIVDETEWWHYVSMVIPKDTPHETGMMWIGGGSKNSKMPEKPDPLIYESALRTNSIVAQIHNVPFQPLIFANDTFGERYEDAIIAYGWRKFMEGGAKDEDAIWLARLPMTRAVKLAMDVVSEVAQEKHGKTLDKYVVAGASKRGWTTWTTAAVDDRVVGMIPVVIDLLNIVPSFQHHWRNYGFWAPAVDDYVREGIMDWQGSKEYDRLLEITEPYSYLEEYKDIPKLLINAAGDQFFLPDSWKFYWDDLDGEKHIQYVPNYGHDLSESDAFPNLISFYASILNDVPRPKYTWSVNGNSIEITTDPNKKPASIKLWSATNEESRDFRIDVLGPKWTSTEILINESGKYEVDLKEPAKGFSGYFVEITYPGEAPIKFTTGVEVLPKTYPFEEFKSQDPKGSF, from the coding sequence ATGAAAAGAATACTTGATGAAATAATCTTCAAAGGAATAATCCCTGCTTTTTTTATCACAATATTTCTGAGTTGTCAGACACAGAATACTGATGTGGAGACCAGCACCCTGGAAAGGTCACCAACGATTCTTAAAGACTATGTCCATGCGGAAGACCCAACTTTTAGGTATGAAATAATCCATTCACTTGAAGGGGATGAATTTGACTATCATGTGGCAAAAATGTACTCTCAGCATTGGCTAAAAAATGATATAGTCGATGAAACAGAATGGTGGCATTATGTGTCAATGGTAATCCCCAAAGACACTCCCCATGAAACAGGAATGATGTGGATAGGTGGCGGTAGCAAAAACTCCAAGATGCCGGAGAAACCTGATCCTTTGATCTATGAATCTGCTTTGCGCACCAATTCCATTGTTGCCCAGATTCATAATGTTCCTTTTCAGCCCTTAATATTTGCCAATGATACTTTTGGTGAGCGGTATGAAGATGCGATCATAGCCTATGGATGGAGAAAGTTTATGGAAGGAGGGGCCAAAGATGAAGATGCTATTTGGTTGGCAAGGTTACCGATGACAAGGGCGGTGAAATTGGCAATGGACGTAGTGTCTGAAGTCGCTCAAGAAAAACATGGAAAAACTCTGGACAAATATGTTGTAGCAGGTGCTTCAAAAAGAGGTTGGACTACTTGGACTACTGCCGCTGTAGATGATAGGGTAGTGGGGATGATTCCTGTGGTGATTGACTTACTTAATATTGTACCGTCATTTCAGCATCATTGGCGGAATTATGGATTTTGGGCCCCGGCTGTGGATGATTATGTGCGGGAAGGGATAATGGATTGGCAGGGTTCCAAAGAATACGACAGACTTTTGGAAATCACCGAGCCATATTCCTATTTGGAAGAATATAAGGACATTCCCAAATTACTGATCAATGCTGCCGGAGATCAGTTTTTCCTTCCGGATAGCTGGAAATTTTATTGGGATGACCTGGATGGAGAAAAGCATATACAATATGTACCCAATTATGGTCATGACCTCAGTGAGTCGGATGCATTTCCCAATTTGATTTCTTTTTATGCTTCAATCCTGAATGATGTTCCAAGACCAAAATACACTTGGTCAGTCAATGGAAATAGCATAGAAATAACCACTGACCCAAACAAAAAACCTGCTTCCATCAAGTTATGGTCTGCTACAAATGAAGAATCAAGGGATTTTAGAATTGATGTATTAGGCCCTAAATGGACCTCCACTGAAATTCTCATCAATGAAAGCGGTAAATATGAAGTGGATCTGAAAGAGCCTGCAAAAGGATTTTCGGGTTATTTTGTAGAAATCACTTATCCGGGAGAGGCACCCATCAAGTTCACCACAGGAGTGGAAGTATTGCCAAAAACTTATCCATTTGAAGAATTTAAATCACAGGATCCGAAAGGGAGTTTTTAA
- a CDS encoding M14 family metallopeptidase — MKKFYLSLVFTICTVAFGFAQQIPTPKEHFGFEIGDDYKLATYTATEAYFRKVAELSDRVKFIEIGSTEEGRQMPMMIITSPENHQKLERYKEISQLLGRAEISEDEAKKLSLEGKAVVWIDGGLHSTETVGSHQMIPTYYDLVTRNDPENMRILNDLIILMVHTNPDGHEIITNWYMGQEDVKKRNMSSPYMYQKYVGHDNNRDFFMNNMKETTNTSRQQYIEWLPQIIYNHHQTSPAGTVVAGPPYRDPFNHVFDPLIMTSLDGVGAAMINRLNIEGKPGYTRLGGSVFSSWWNGGLRTTPYFHNMIGILTETTGGPTPSQIPLVPERLVPTHATPYPIEPQSWNFKKSIDYSVSMNYAILDYASRNSDALLYNIYKMGRNSIDRGNMDHWTKYPKRSLAVQKAFEDSRAKKSADGLEMSNYGGRNGLPVQFFDSVFKDLNLRDPRGFILSSDQPDFPTAIRFANALIKSGIQVHRATDAFTVAGKNYPKGSLVFKSAQAFRPHLLDMFEPQDHPNDFEYPGGPPKRPYDAAGWTLAFQMGVEFDRILDGFDGPFEALPIGEVLDFPATQVPGRSVLIDARANNAFIVVNDLLKAGINVSRTIRTVSGLPAGSFFVSGGKAILEKAAKEYGVHMISASKPSGTIPIKTAKIALFDYYGGSMPSGWVRWMLEQYNFPFQVIYPKDIDSGNLITKYDVILFIGAGAPGTVRSWAGQPKEEEIDTQYHKLLGNLTKEKSLPILKKFMEDGGSIVAVGASTSLIYDLGLPVSNALVETLADGKQRNLTGDKFYIPGSILKANLDTNHPANWGMGKTANMVYNNSPVFNLAPDALMQGVKPLAWFGTESPLVSGWAWGESYLRNGVVAFEAPIGKGKLYAFGPEITFRAQAHNTFKLLFNQLYVK; from the coding sequence ATGAAAAAATTTTACTTATCCCTGGTATTTACAATCTGTACAGTAGCTTTTGGATTTGCACAACAGATACCAACTCCCAAAGAACATTTTGGTTTTGAAATCGGTGACGATTACAAATTGGCCACATATACAGCTACAGAGGCTTATTTTAGAAAAGTGGCAGAATTATCCGATAGGGTAAAATTTATTGAAATCGGCTCTACAGAAGAAGGCCGACAAATGCCCATGATGATTATTACTTCCCCGGAAAACCATCAAAAACTGGAGCGATACAAAGAAATCTCCCAACTTCTAGGTCGGGCTGAAATCAGTGAAGATGAAGCGAAAAAACTTTCACTTGAAGGAAAAGCAGTAGTTTGGATTGATGGAGGTCTGCATTCTACCGAAACCGTAGGCTCCCATCAGATGATACCAACCTATTATGACTTGGTGACCAGAAATGATCCGGAAAATATGCGTATTCTAAATGACCTGATCATATTGATGGTGCATACCAATCCTGATGGCCACGAGATCATTACCAATTGGTATATGGGACAGGAAGATGTCAAAAAGAGGAACATGAGCTCCCCGTACATGTACCAAAAATATGTAGGGCACGACAATAACAGGGATTTCTTCATGAACAATATGAAGGAAACTACAAACACTTCCCGTCAACAATATATAGAATGGTTGCCACAGATTATTTATAACCACCATCAAACTTCTCCGGCAGGTACTGTAGTGGCCGGACCTCCTTACCGCGATCCTTTCAACCATGTATTTGATCCCTTAATCATGACAAGCTTGGATGGAGTAGGAGCTGCTATGATTAACCGATTGAATATCGAAGGCAAACCAGGATACACCCGATTGGGAGGTTCTGTATTCTCTTCCTGGTGGAATGGTGGACTTCGTACTACACCTTATTTCCACAATATGATAGGAATCCTGACAGAGACAACCGGTGGACCTACACCTTCTCAAATTCCCTTGGTTCCAGAAAGATTGGTTCCTACCCATGCCACTCCTTATCCGATTGAGCCACAGTCTTGGAATTTTAAAAAATCGATAGATTATTCAGTATCCATGAATTATGCGATTTTGGATTATGCCAGTAGGAATTCAGATGCCCTGTTATACAATATCTACAAAATGGGTCGCAATAGTATCGATAGAGGAAATATGGACCATTGGACCAAATATCCCAAAAGATCTTTAGCTGTTCAAAAAGCTTTTGAAGATTCAAGAGCCAAAAAATCTGCGGATGGCCTTGAAATGTCTAATTATGGGGGGAGGAATGGTTTGCCGGTACAGTTTTTTGATTCTGTATTTAAGGATTTGAATTTACGAGATCCAAGAGGATTTATACTTTCTTCTGATCAACCTGATTTTCCTACTGCCATTAGATTTGCCAATGCCCTGATCAAATCAGGGATTCAAGTCCATCGGGCTACGGATGCCTTTACTGTAGCTGGAAAAAATTATCCAAAAGGTTCGCTAGTCTTCAAATCCGCCCAGGCATTCAGGCCTCATTTGTTGGATATGTTTGAGCCACAGGACCATCCCAATGATTTTGAATATCCTGGTGGTCCTCCAAAAAGGCCATATGATGCAGCAGGATGGACTTTGGCTTTCCAGATGGGAGTAGAGTTTGATAGGATTTTGGATGGATTTGATGGTCCTTTTGAAGCGTTACCTATTGGAGAAGTTTTGGATTTTCCAGCAACCCAGGTTCCAGGCCGATCGGTTTTGATCGATGCAAGGGCTAACAATGCCTTTATAGTTGTCAATGATTTATTGAAAGCGGGAATAAATGTTTCCCGTACCATAAGGACAGTTTCTGGATTACCTGCTGGAAGTTTCTTTGTATCAGGAGGAAAAGCAATACTGGAGAAAGCTGCGAAAGAATATGGTGTTCATATGATTTCTGCTTCAAAGCCTTCTGGGACAATACCTATTAAAACAGCTAAAATAGCTTTGTTTGACTACTATGGTGGCTCAATGCCCTCCGGTTGGGTCAGGTGGATGTTGGAACAATATAACTTCCCCTTCCAGGTGATTTATCCTAAAGATATTGATTCGGGTAATCTAATAACCAAATATGATGTGATCCTCTTTATTGGTGCAGGTGCTCCGGGAACAGTCAGAAGTTGGGCTGGTCAACCAAAAGAAGAAGAAATAGATACGCAATACCATAAGCTTCTGGGGAATCTCACCAAGGAAAAATCTCTTCCTATTTTGAAGAAATTTATGGAAGATGGTGGAAGCATTGTGGCTGTTGGCGCCAGTACCTCTTTGATTTATGATTTAGGTTTGCCGGTAAGCAATGCGCTGGTGGAAACATTGGCGGACGGCAAGCAAAGAAACCTGACCGGTGATAAGTTTTATATCCCTGGAAGTATATTGAAGGCCAATTTGGATACCAATCATCCGGCGAATTGGGGAATGGGTAAAACCGCCAATATGGTCTATAATAACAGTCCTGTATTCAATTTGGCACCGGATGCGTTGATGCAGGGAGTTAAGCCTTTGGCTTGGTTTGGAACTGAATCACCTTTGGTTTCCGGCTGGGCTTGGGGAGAGTCTTACCTGAGAAATGGAGTGGTGGCTTTTGAAGCTCCCATCGGAAAAGGAAAATTATACGCATTCGGCCCCGAGATTACCTTCAGAGCCCAAGCACACAATACCTTTAAGCTCCTGTTTAATCAGTTATATGTAAAATAA
- a CDS encoding sulfatase family protein has product MKINLRYINCLVSLAVILLWTSCQSDEKSIESEAKLPNIVIIYMDDLGYGELGAYGATELQTPNMDRLANEGMKFTNAYATSATCTPSRYALLTGIYPWRNENAKVLPGTAPLIIGVHQMTIPKMLKTRGYRTGIVGKWHLGLGDGTVDWNQRVSPGPNEVGFDYAYILAATQDRVPTVYIENGHVVGLEADDPISVSYENNFEGEPTGKDNTDMLKMMWHHGHNNSIVNGIPRIGFMKGGEKAKWVDEDMADEFLEKAQNYIRERKNKSEPFFLYYAMQQPHVPRTPHPRFVGSSGMGPRGDVILEADWCIGEFMKTLEEEGLLENTLIIFSSDNGPVLNDGYYDDAVEKLGDHKPWGPLRGGKYSLFEAGTRLPFVTYWKGKINPGVSDVLVSQLDLFASLSKLVGSDEATKDSMDMLAVLMGESNEGREDLILEATTRTALRSGDYVMIPPYIGPAVNTFVNIELGNDSEYQLYNLKEDIGQKKNLAASQPELLEKLVKKFEELRGVGSGKIEPLELK; this is encoded by the coding sequence ATGAAAATAAACTTGAGATATATTAATTGTTTGGTGAGCTTGGCAGTCATCCTGCTTTGGACGAGTTGCCAAAGCGATGAAAAATCTATTGAGTCCGAAGCAAAGCTTCCCAATATAGTCATTATCTACATGGATGATTTGGGCTATGGTGAATTGGGTGCTTATGGTGCGACTGAATTGCAGACCCCAAATATGGATAGACTTGCCAATGAAGGTATGAAATTCACGAATGCCTATGCTACATCCGCTACCTGTACACCGAGTAGGTATGCATTGCTGACAGGTATATATCCATGGAGAAATGAAAATGCCAAGGTATTGCCAGGTACTGCGCCACTGATTATAGGGGTCCATCAAATGACAATCCCAAAAATGCTGAAAACCAGAGGTTATCGTACCGGTATTGTCGGTAAATGGCATTTGGGTTTAGGGGATGGAACTGTGGATTGGAACCAAAGAGTGTCTCCCGGACCTAATGAAGTAGGCTTTGATTATGCCTATATTCTGGCAGCAACGCAGGATAGAGTACCTACTGTTTATATTGAGAATGGCCATGTAGTAGGATTGGAAGCAGATGATCCAATATCGGTAAGTTATGAAAACAACTTTGAAGGTGAACCTACCGGAAAAGACAATACCGATATGCTCAAAATGATGTGGCATCATGGGCATAATAATAGCATTGTAAATGGAATCCCTCGGATTGGTTTTATGAAAGGTGGAGAAAAAGCCAAGTGGGTCGATGAGGATATGGCGGATGAATTTTTGGAAAAAGCGCAGAATTATATTAGAGAAAGGAAAAATAAGTCGGAACCTTTTTTCCTGTATTATGCCATGCAGCAACCGCACGTGCCACGGACTCCTCATCCTAGATTTGTCGGTTCTTCAGGAATGGGACCTAGAGGAGATGTGATTTTGGAGGCAGATTGGTGTATCGGGGAGTTTATGAAGACCTTGGAAGAAGAGGGATTGTTGGAAAATACCCTCATTATTTTTTCATCCGACAATGGCCCTGTATTGAATGATGGATACTATGATGATGCCGTGGAAAAACTTGGAGACCATAAACCTTGGGGGCCATTAAGAGGAGGGAAGTACAGTCTTTTTGAAGCAGGAACAAGATTGCCCTTTGTGACTTATTGGAAAGGAAAAATCAATCCCGGGGTTTCAGATGTTCTGGTTTCTCAGTTGGATTTATTCGCTTCACTGTCCAAGTTGGTCGGAAGTGATGAAGCTACAAAGGACAGCATGGATATGTTGGCGGTATTGATGGGGGAATCAAATGAGGGAAGAGAAGACTTGATCCTTGAAGCCACTACCAGAACAGCACTTAGAAGTGGAGATTACGTGATGATTCCACCCTATATTGGGCCGGCTGTAAATACATTTGTCAATATTGAATTGGGAAATGACAGTGAATATCAATTATACAATCTCAAAGAGGATATTGGGCAAAAAAAGAATTTGGCTGCTTCTCAACCCGAATTGTTGGAAAAATTGGTGAAAAAGTTTGAGGAATTGAGAGGAGTAGGGTCTGGTAAAATTGAACCCTTGGAATTGAAATGA
- a CDS encoding type IX secretion system plug protein, translating to MRILSLITSLFFFLFLQTNAQTVYEDRVFEDNIQSVRLFPSSVEFAAQMNSPVIELNSGSLNLTFDDLAYDPDMYSAKVIHCNFDWTPSDLKEPEYLNEYNEFNILDYSYSIDTRVPYIHYNFITPRVTKSGNYALVVYRGRDKNQIILTKRFMVFEKIVSLAARVVPPAQIENRRKVQQINVNLNYKARELFDPKNNLRVMVRQNQRWDNARILGTPTMIRENTKLIEYQLFDGSNVFLAGNEFRFVDLRFVRAKGLNIARTRMEEDIVFAETVVDVPRPQSVYSEYLDMNGQYAIMNLERKNHELESEYMLTTFNLRADGLKESPYIIGSLTKWGNDPASKMILNKDTNTYQATLLLKQGWYDYQYAFKSPEGWDTAFFEGNYFETENEYEVFVYYRDMGSRYDELISYINLNPNKRRL from the coding sequence ATGCGGATTCTGAGTTTAATAACTTCACTATTTTTTTTTCTATTTCTGCAAACAAACGCCCAAACAGTCTATGAAGACAGGGTTTTTGAAGACAATATCCAGTCTGTAAGGTTATTCCCCAGTTCAGTCGAATTTGCAGCCCAAATGAACTCCCCTGTAATTGAGTTGAACAGCGGTTCCCTTAATCTTACTTTTGATGATTTGGCTTATGACCCGGATATGTATTCCGCAAAGGTGATTCACTGTAACTTTGATTGGACTCCTTCTGATCTCAAAGAGCCTGAATACCTCAATGAGTACAATGAATTCAATATTCTGGATTATAGCTATTCAATTGATACCAGAGTACCTTATATCCACTATAATTTTATTACTCCCAGAGTCACTAAATCAGGAAATTATGCTTTAGTGGTGTACAGGGGAAGAGATAAAAACCAGATAATCCTTACCAAAAGGTTTATGGTTTTTGAGAAAATTGTTTCTTTGGCGGCTAGGGTAGTCCCTCCGGCGCAGATCGAAAACCGTAGAAAAGTCCAGCAGATCAATGTCAATTTGAATTATAAAGCAAGGGAGTTATTTGATCCCAAAAACAACCTTAGAGTCATGGTTCGCCAAAACCAAAGGTGGGATAATGCAAGGATATTGGGAACTCCGACAATGATTAGAGAAAATACCAAATTGATTGAATACCAGCTTTTTGATGGCAGTAATGTCTTTTTGGCCGGAAACGAATTCAGATTTGTGGATTTACGCTTTGTCAGGGCAAAAGGGTTAAATATTGCTAGGACAAGAATGGAGGAAGATATTGTTTTTGCGGAAACAGTGGTCGATGTGCCTAGACCCCAATCAGTTTATTCTGAGTATCTTGATATGAACGGACAATACGCCATCATGAATCTTGAAAGGAAAAACCATGAATTGGAAAGTGAGTACATGTTGACGACTTTCAACTTGAGGGCTGATGGGCTTAAAGAATCGCCCTATATCATAGGTTCATTAACTAAATGGGGAAATGATCCCGCTTCCAAAATGATCCTGAATAAAGATACCAATACCTATCAGGCCACTTTGCTGCTCAAACAAGGTTGGTATGATTATCAATATGCTTTCAAGTCTCCTGAAGGTTGGGATACCGCTTTTTTTGAGGGAAATTATTTTGAAACAGAAAACGAATATGAAGTATTTGTTTATTACCGGGACATGGGATCCAGGTATGATGAATTGATCAGTTATATTAATCTGAATCCGAATAAAAGGAGGCTGTAG
- a CDS encoding sulfatase produces the protein MMISRKIYSFLILASILLCINSIGFAQQQEKPNVIFIIVDDYGWMDVGAYGSEFYETPNIDKLAKSGIKFSNAYTASPVCSPTRASIMTGKYPSKTYNTDWFGAPQPWNYQNHWTKNKPLIPAEYSPNMALEEYTLAEAFQDAGYKTFFAGKWHLGETAEHWPEHQGFDINIGGTNRGGPYGGNRYFSPYDNPRMENGPEGEYLPLRLAQETASFIDSHKNDPFLAYLSFYSVHTPLMTTEELELKYLRKRAKLNLTDEFEPEYANKNRTTQAHAVYAGMVEAMDTAVGLVLESLERNNLLENTIIVFFSDNGGLSTAEGSPTSNLPLRAGKGWLYEGGIRVPLIFSWKGQIPEGIENNSPVISMDFYPTLIELAGLNDSFKGNGEIDGFSLSPLLQNQSGAIARDALYWHYPHYGNQGGNPGSVIQEDGWKLIYFYEDNRSELYNLKTDIGERNNLILVETEKADYLKAKLMNWLRNTKAALPKPNIKS, from the coding sequence ATGATGATAAGCCGCAAAATATACAGTTTTTTGATTCTTGCCTCCATACTCCTTTGTATAAATTCCATAGGATTCGCTCAGCAGCAGGAAAAACCAAATGTAATATTCATCATAGTTGATGATTATGGTTGGATGGATGTGGGTGCTTATGGAAGTGAATTCTACGAAACACCCAATATTGATAAACTTGCTAAATCAGGGATAAAATTCTCAAATGCATATACCGCTTCTCCTGTTTGCTCTCCAACCCGGGCAAGTATCATGACCGGAAAATACCCTTCCAAAACTTACAATACAGATTGGTTTGGCGCTCCGCAGCCCTGGAATTATCAAAATCACTGGACAAAAAACAAACCCTTGATCCCGGCTGAGTACAGTCCTAATATGGCATTGGAGGAATATACCTTGGCAGAGGCATTTCAAGATGCCGGTTACAAAACTTTCTTTGCGGGAAAATGGCATTTGGGAGAAACAGCAGAACATTGGCCAGAACATCAGGGATTTGATATCAATATCGGTGGAACCAACCGAGGAGGCCCATATGGTGGAAATAGATACTTTTCACCCTATGACAACCCAAGAATGGAAAATGGTCCTGAGGGTGAATACTTGCCTCTAAGGTTGGCACAGGAAACCGCTTCTTTTATTGATAGCCATAAAAATGACCCATTTTTGGCTTATCTATCTTTTTATTCGGTGCATACCCCCCTAATGACTACAGAGGAACTAGAACTCAAATACCTCAGGAAGAGGGCCAAATTAAACCTAACAGACGAGTTTGAACCTGAATATGCCAATAAAAACCGGACTACTCAGGCTCATGCCGTATATGCAGGAATGGTTGAGGCGATGGATACAGCTGTAGGGTTGGTATTGGAAAGCCTGGAAAGGAATAATTTATTGGAAAATACCATTATTGTTTTCTTCTCAGACAATGGTGGTCTTTCTACCGCAGAAGGAAGTCCAACATCTAACCTCCCACTAAGGGCAGGTAAAGGTTGGCTGTATGAAGGAGGAATCAGAGTTCCTTTGATTTTTTCCTGGAAAGGTCAAATCCCTGAAGGAATCGAAAATAACAGTCCTGTCATCAGTATGGATTTTTACCCCACACTTATTGAATTGGCTGGATTAAACGACAGCTTCAAAGGGAACGGAGAAATAGACGGGTTCAGTTTAAGCCCACTCCTTCAAAATCAATCCGGGGCAATTGCAAGAGACGCGCTGTATTGGCATTATCCGCACTATGGGAATCAGGGTGGGAATCCCGGTTCTGTTATACAGGAAGATGGGTGGAAGCTGATATATTTTTATGAGGATAACAGATCGGAACTTTATAACCTGAAAACAGATATCGGAGAGCGAAACAACCTGATTTTGGTGGAAACCGAAAAAGCGGATTACTTAAAAGCTAAACTTATGAATTGGCTTAGAAATACAAAGGCAGCGCTTCCAAAACCCAATATCAAATCATAA
- a CDS encoding GxxExxY protein: MKITKNYLRDLTYKINGAAIEVHKHLGPGLLESIYHECLKHELTMRGISFISEMHVPVNYKEISLETKLRCDLFVENIIVVDLKAVKEVEPIEEARLLSYMKLLKSPKGIIYNFNVLNLYNEGQKTYVNQFFENLED, translated from the coding sequence ATGAAAATCACTAAAAATTATTTAAGAGACCTCACTTACAAAATCAACGGTGCAGCCATTGAGGTTCATAAGCATCTTGGACCAGGATTATTGGAAAGTATTTATCATGAATGCCTAAAACACGAATTGACAATGAGAGGAATTTCTTTTATCTCAGAAATGCATGTTCCTGTAAACTATAAAGAGATAAGTCTTGAAACCAAATTGCGCTGTGACCTTTTTGTTGAAAACATAATCGTAGTTGACTTAAAAGCAGTAAAAGAAGTCGAACCCATTGAGGAAGCTAGACTATTGAGTTACATGAAATTATTGAAATCCCCAAAAGGAATCATCTACAATTTCAATGTTCTCAACCTATACAATGAAGGTCAAAAAACCTATGTAAACCAATTCTTTGAAAATTTAGAGGATTGA